DNA from Thioclava sp. GXIMD2076:
GGCCGAGCAGTTCTGGAAGGTCGCCTCGCAGAATATCGACAAGCTATCGGATCTGGCAGGCTGGGCGGATCTGTGCCTCAACGGGGCCGAGCCGCTGATCGACGAGGAAGATCGTGCCTTTGTGACCGAGGCTCTGGCGATCCTGCCGGAGGCTCCATTCACCGAGACGACGTGGAAGGACTGGACAACGGCGGTGAAGGCGCAGTCGGGCCGCAAGGGCAAGGGGTTGTTCATGCCGCTGCGCAAGGCTGTGACCGGAATGGAGCACGGCCCCGATATGGGCGAGCTGATGCCGCTTCTGCACAAGGTGCGTGCCCGCGCCTGAGCGAAGCCTCTGACAAGACGATGGAAGGGTGCCTGAAAGGGCGCCCTTTTTTCATGTGCGGGGCAGGGGAAGGCCCCCATGTTTCCGTAGGGGCACGGAAAAGTGAAGCGCACAGGGAGGCGCGGATAAGAGCGCGTGGAACAATTTTCGCGCAAGACAGGGGCGGGTTGCGGATTCGTCACAGCGAATCGGCAAGCTTTTGAACTACCGTAAAAATTCGATTCGGTGGTTGCGAATCCCCCTCGAGTCAGGCGATGCAGGAGGCCGTGAAACATTTCTGGGAAGGTCTGCGGGATGTTATCCACAGGCTTATGACCGGATTCGTCCATATCTGTGGTGGGGACATTTTTTTATCCCCAGATATCGTGTTCGGATCTAGAGTTATCCACGAGTAACACGTTTACACCCTGTTTCACACAAGTCACGATATCTGGTATGAACTAGGAACGGATCCGCCGTCCCTAGTATGCATGACAACCCGTTGCGGTTCATCGCAGGGGAATGAACAAGAGCAGAAGGACCAGAGATATGGCACTCAGCGACGATTATATCGGCGACGACGCCCACCCGATCGATGTGGTCGAGGATCTGGCCGAAGCCCATGCGTGGGAATTCAACCGCGTAACCGATGACCAGATCGCGATGGTGGTGGAAGGGCAGTGGCGCAGCTATTCGCTGACGCTTGCATGGTCCGATCAGGACGAGGTGCTGCGCCTGATCATGACCTTCGAGATGGATCCGCCTGCCGAGCGCCTGCCGGTGCTCTATGACATGATGAACCGCGCCAATGATCAGGTTTGGTCGGGCAGCTTCGTCTACTGGCCCGAGCAGCGTCTGATGGCATGGCGCTATGGTCTGGTGCTGGCCGGTGGCCAATGCGCCTCGATCCAGCAGCTCGACGAGATGATCGGCACCGCATTGATGTCGGCCGAGCGGTTCTATCCGGCCTTCCAGCTGGGCTGCTGGGGCAATCGCACGGCGGCAGATGCCATTCAGGTCGCCATTGCAGAGGCTTACGGTCGCGCCTAAGCTGCGCCCCGCAAAAGAAGGGGTGCAGAATGGATTTTTCCGATATTTCCGAACGTGGTCTGGTTCTGCTGGGCTGCGGTAAGATGGGCTCGGCGATGCTGGCGGGCTGGCTGAAGGGCGGCCTTGATCCGAAATCGGTGACCGTCATTGCCCCGCGTCCCTCCGATTGGGTCCGTTCGACCGGTGTGCGCATCAACGAGGATCTGCCTGCGTCTCCCGCGGTCGTGCTGCTGGCCGTAAAGCCGCAGAAGATGGGCGAGGCCCTGCCGCAGTTGGCGGCCCTTGGCAATGGCGCGACGCTGTTCCTGTCGGTTGCGGCGGGACTGACGCTCGCGAAATACGAGGGAATCCTCGGAGCGCAGACCCCGATCGTGCGCGCCATGCCCAACACACCCTCGGCCATCGGGCGCGGGATCACCGCGATCATCGGCAATGCGCCGGTCAGCGACGCGCAGATGGATCAGGCCGAAGGGCTGTTGCAGGCCATCGGGCAGGTGGTGCGCCTTGACGCCGAGGACCAGATGGATGCGGTCACCGCCGTGTCCGGCTCGGGTCCGGCCTATGTCTTCCATCTGATCGAGACGCTGGCCGCGGCCGGTGTGGCTCAAGGGCTGCCCGAGGATCTGGCGATGAAGCTTGCCAAGGCGACTGTGGGGGGGGCGGGGCAGCTCGCCGAGGATGCGCCCGAGGATCCGTCGCAGCTGCGGGTCAATGTGACCTCGCCGGGCGGGACCACGGCAGCGGCTCTGGCCGTCCTGATGGACGAAACCTCCGGGTTTCCCGCGCTTCTGGAGCGCGCGGTGAAAGCTGCGGCGGATCGCGGGCGGGAGTTGGGCGCGTGAGCGTGACATTCGAGGATTTCCTGAAGCTCGATATCCGTGTCGGGCGCATCACCCGCGCGGACCCTTTCCCCGAGGCGCGAAAGCCTGCGATCAAGCTCTGGATCGATTTCGGTGGCGAGATTGGCGAGAAACGGTCCTCGGCGCAGATCACCACACATTACGCGCCCGAGACGCTGGTCGGAAAACAGGTTATGGCGGTGGTGAATTTCCCGCCGCGCCAGATTGGTCCAGTCATGTCGGAGGTGCTGGTGCTGGGTGTGCCTGATGAAGAGGGCGGGATTGTCCTGATCGGGCCGGATCAGGATGTGCCCGAGGGGGGCCGCCTGCACTGACACTCCCAGTCAGGTGAACCATTCGACAAGGGGGTGTGCGCGCGCCGCGAAGCGGCGCGCCCGGGGCGCGCAGGCGCGGCTTCGCCGCGCTCGCGCGCAATCTCTCGGACAGGTGCGGGATTATTGCCCCATTGCCTCGCGCCAGTGCCTGCGGCAAAGCGAGACATAGGTTTCGTTGCCGCCCACCTGCACCTGATCGCCGCCGCGCAGCGCCTGTCCGTCAGGCCCCATCCGCACCACCATCGTGGCCTTGCGCCCGCAATGGCAGATGGTGCGCACCTCGCGCATGTCATCGGCCAGCGCCAGCAGCGCCGCCGAACCGGGGAAAAGCTCGCCCATGAAATCGACGCGCAGCCCGTAGCACATGACCGGAATGCCGAGGTCATCGCAGGCCCGCGCCAGAGCCCAGACCTGTTCGCGGGTCAGGAATTGGGCCTCGTCGATGAAGACGCAGGCACAGGGACCTTGGGCAAGGCGGTCCTCGATCATCGCGAACATGTCGGTTTCGGGCGTGAAGCAGAGCGCATCGGCACCGATGCCGATCCGGCTGCCGATCCGGCCTGTCCCTGCGCGTGTGTCGAGCTGGGCCGTGACCAGAAGCGTCTGCATCCCGCGTTCGACATAGTTGTGGGAGGCCTGCAGCAGCAATGTGCTCTTGCCGGCATTCATGGTGGAATAATGGAAGTAAAGCTTGGCCATAGGCGGGGGATAGCTGTGCTGCGGGAGTTGAGCAAGAGCCTTGCAGCCCTCTTGGTGCGGGGAATTCGGCGGATGACTGCGCCGGGGGCGCGGGGGCGGTGGCAAGGCGGCATCGAGCCCCCTTGCCACCGCCACATCCCCTGCGGGGCTGTGAAGCCCAAGGCCGGCGTTCAGGCGCGGTCGGCGGTGTCGAGCCAGATCGTGATCGGGCCGTCATTGGTCAGGCTGACGGCCATATCGGCGGCAAAGATCCCGTTTTCCACAGGCAGATCCAGCTTGCGAAGCGCTTCGCTGAAATACTCGTAGAGATGTTTGCCGGTCTCGGGGGCGGCGGCGCTGGAAAATCCGGGCCTGTTGCCGGTGCGGGTATCGGCGGCCAGAGTGAACTGGCTGACCACAAGGCAGGCCCCGCCCACATCGCTGACCGAGCGGTTCATCTTGCCCGCCTCGTCCTTGAAGATGCGCAGCTTGGACACGCGGGCCGCGAGCTTCTCGGCCTGCACTTCGGTATCTCCATCCATCGCGCAAACAAGCACCAGAAGGCCGCGCCCGATCTCGCCAGTGATCTGGCCGTCCACTTCGACCTTGGCGGAGGTGACACGTTGGAGGAGTGCGCGCATGACGATGCCTTTCTGAGGGTTTTTCGGCAGCATAGCCACTCTGGCGCTGCCGTGCAGGCATTCTACGTCACTGTCGGGCGGAATACGACCTAGCGGGCGATGTAGAAGAGCACCCCCGCCACCAGCGCGGCCAGGAGGGCGGCTAGCGCGATCTTCCATACCGACCATGGCCTGTCGCCGGATACGACCCCTGTCTGGCCATTGACGATGAACCGGTAGCTCCGGCCCTGAAACCGGTAGGCGGCGGACCAGATCGGCAGCAGGATATGTTTGAAGGTCTCGTCATGGAATTGCGGATCCATCGCGCCAAGGCGCTGGGTATCGCCGCCGATATCGCGGCGGATATCGCTCTGGATCACCTGCAGCATCTTGGCCTGTGCCTGATGATGGGCCTCGGGGATCTCGACCGTATAGCTCTCGGCCGAGAAGCCTGCCAGAAAGCTCCCGTCATAGGCAGCCACCCGCGAGAGGTTCCACGGGTGCAGGCGCCCCACATGGTCATCGGGCAGCGAGCGGGCGGCATAGACCAGCACATCGTCGAAATCGCGCGCCACCTGCCCTGTAACGGGGGTCCAGCGGATACGGCGTTCCTGCTCTTCGCGCCGCACGGTCTGGCCGTTCTCGTTGACCGTGACCAGCCGTGTCTCGTAGTAATAATCGCCGCGCTGGCCGGAATAGCGGGTGCGCGAGCGCGCATCAAAGGTCCAGAATGGCGCATAGACGCCGGTCATGCGTCGCCCCTTGCGGGCAAACTCGGCAAGCCCGTTGGGGGCGAACCAGCGGCCCTTGAGCCATTTTGTCAGCGCCGCGCGGGCCTCGGTCTCGGTCACCGTAAAGGGCAGCACGCCTTGCGGCGCAAACTGGCGGGCCCCGCCCGCCTCGGCCACGATCGGGGTGGCACAGAACGGGCATTCCGTGGCCTGCTGGTCCGGTCCCAGCTCGATTTGGGCCGAGCAGTTGGGGCAGGACAGATGGCGCTGACCTATGCTCTCGGTCTCCGGCAGACCCTGCACAAGCACCGGCGCAAGCGGCAGCTCGCGCAGCCCGCTCTCTCCGCGATGGGTGATGGCGGGAATGTCCTGCATATGGCCGCAATGGTCGCAGACCATCCGCGTCTCGCCCGGATTGAAGCGCAGATCGGCGCCGCAGGCTTCGCAGGGGTAGACGCTTGGCGTGTCGCGGCGCACGGCACGGGGGACTTGGGGGAGCTTCATGGCGGCGGGCCTCGTTCGGGGTGCGGTTACGCGCCCGGCGGCGGTGGCGGTTGGATGGTGAAGAGCTGCGCCAGTTCGGGGATCTCCTCGGCGGCGAGCCAGCCTGATTGTCCCGGCGCCCAGACAAGCGAGGCGCGGGTGAACTGCCCCTCCGCTTTCATCTGCGCCAGCTGCCCGCGCCCGAACGGCCCGAGCGTCTGGCCGTTCACCGCCATGTGCCAGACCTTCTCGACAGCCGGCGGGGGCGGAGGAGGCGGTGCGGCGGTGCCTTGGGGCGCGGGGGCTTGCCCCGGGGCAACGCCTTGCGGAGCCATCTGGCCCCAAGGGCCCGCCTGCGGGGCGGTATGTGCGGGTTGACCCCATGGCCCCCCCATCTGCTGGCCCATCGCCATGCCCATCCCCGCACCGAGCCCTGCCCCCATGGCAGCCCCCATACCGGCGGATGCTCCCGATCCGGGTTGGCCCATGGCTTCTGCGGCATTGAACTGCATGTAACGGTTGAGATCGCCCACGATCCCCATCGAGGTCCGTTTGTCGAGCACTGTCTCCACCTCGGAGGGCAGCGAGATGTTCTCGATATAGAATTCGGGCAGGCCCAGCCCGTATTCGGCAATCGTCGGTGCGATGGCCTCGGCCACCAGCTTGCCCAGATCGGCCGTATTGGCTGCCATGTCGAGCACGGGGATATTCGCGCCGGCCAGCGCGCGCGAGAATTCCTGCACGATAATATTGCGCAGCTGGTAGCTCACCTCATCGGCGGTAAACTCGCCGTCGGTGCCCACGATCTCGGTGATGAACTTGGCCGGATCGGTGACCCGCGCCGCATAGGTGCCGAAGGCCCGCAGCCGCACGGGGCCGAATTCGGGATCGCGGGTGATCACCGGATTCTTGGTGCCCCATTTGAGATCGGTGAAGCGCGTCGTGTTGACGAAATAGATCTCGGACTGGAAGGGCGATTTGAAGCCATGATCCCAGTGTTGCAGCGTCGTCAGGATCGGCATGTTGTTGGTTTCGAGGAGATAGAGGCCGGGGGTGAAGACATCGGCCAGCTGCCCCTCATGCACGAAGACGGCGGCCTGTCCCTCGCGAACGGTCAGTTTCGCGCCGTATTTGATGGCATGTCCCTGCCGCTCGAAGCGCCAGACCATCGTATCGCGGGTGTCATCCACCCAAGAGATAACATCGATGAATTCTCCGCTGAGAAAGTCGAGAATACCCATGATCCGGTCTCCGCTTGTCGGTTTGGGGGAGGGCGCGCAGGCCCTCGTTCAGTCGTTCGGCATCAGCTCCGCGGCGACCTGCCGGATCACCGGCATGGCCTCGTCTTCCGACATGCCCGGACGCAGGCGCGGATCGTAGAGCATCTTCAGCATCAGCTCGTCCTGACGGGTCAGGCGGGCGAATTCCTCGTCATCATTGAAGATCGAGGGGCGCGCGCGGGGATAGTCATTGGCCAGCCCGAGACCCTGCGCCAGCTCCTCGTCATAGCAACTTTCGCGCATCGCATCGGGATGCTCGCCACGGATGATCGCGACCGCGCGCGAATAGTCCGAGCGGTCGCCCTCGGAAAAGGCAAACACCACGCAGAAGGTCGTGGTGGGCAGGTTGGTGATCGCATGGATCGAGCTCTCGTCGATGCCGGGCACCATTTTGCGCAACAGGTCCTGCGATTTCTCGCGCTCGTCCTCGTTCAGCACAAGGATCGAGAAATTACCGTTATCGGGAACAAGGCTGACCGGATGGCCGCTGGCACTGGCCAGTTTGCCGGCATAGGCGCGCACGGTGGCGGTGTCCTTGAGGCGTTCTTCTTCGGGGATCGAGGCCCCGAAATGCAGATCCATGCGCACCGGTTTTTCCCAGCGCCGCAGCTTCGACACGGTCGGTCTGGCAATGAAGGCGCCGTTGCGGTGCTCGTATTCGTCGTAGAGCGCCACATTGACGAAGTTATCAATCAACTGGTGCCGGTGGAAGGGCGCATCGCGCGGCGCGACATCGGTGCGCAGCAGCCCCTGCGCCAGAAGATTGTCCTGCACCTGCTGGAAATAGGCCGAAAGCGCGAGACTGTCCTGCGAGCGCGGCGCGACCTTGGGTGGGCCGGAGGATTTCGGGGGGGCCAGAAGCGGGCGCGGCGTCGCGCGCGGTGCCTGTGCCGAGCCGTCCATTCCGGGCAGGTTCGAGCAGCCGAGCACCGCCAGCAGGCAAAGGCCGAGCCCTGCGATGCGCAGCCTCGGGCCGTGTGATCCCGCAGGGATGCCCGATCTGGAGGGCGTGCTCGGGCCGGAGGTCATGCTCGGGGGGCTCCTTTATCTGCGGAGCTGCGCGGGCTGCGGGCCGAGGCCAGTGTATCGCGCAGGCGGCCTTCCATCTGGACCAGCTCGGCTTCCGCCGCAGCGCGCTGGCGCTTGCCTTCGTCGGCGATCGAGAGGCTGTCCTCGATGGTGGCGATCAGCGTCTCGTTGGCCTGACGCACGGCAGCGATGTCGAAAACGCCGCGCTCCATTTCCTGCCGCACGGTCTGGTTGGCCTGACGCAGGTTCTCGGCATTGGCGGTCAGCAGTTCATTGGTCAGGTCATTGGCGGCCTTCACGGCACCTGCAGCCTCGGCCGAACGCTGGATGGTCACCGCCTGAGCCAGCTGGGTCTCCCACAGAGGCACGGTATTCACCAGCGTCGAGTTGATTTTCGACACCAGCGCCTTGTCGTTTTCCTGCACCAGCCGGATCGAGGGCAGCGATTGCATCGTCACCTGACGGGTGAGTTTGAGGTCATGCACGCGGCGCTCCAGATCATCGCGGGCGGCACGGATATCGCGCAGCTCCTGCGCGCGGATCAGCTTGTCGGTCTCGCTGGCCTGCGCCACCTCGGCCTCTTTCGCGGGGATGATCTCGGCATCGGCCTGCGCCAGCTTGGCCTCGCCCGCCGCAATATAGAGCGCGAGCTCATCGTAGAATTTCAGCGTCTTGGTATAGAGAAGATCGAGCGATTTTACATCCTTGAGCAGCTTCGTCTCATGGGACAGAAGCACATCGCTGATCTTGTCGATCTGGCCCTGGACCTCCTCGTAACGGGCGAGGAATTTGGCAAAGGGAGCGGCGCGTCCCATCAGCTTTTCCCACCAGCTCTGCTTGCGGCGCACATCCAGTTCACTGACCGAGAACCCGCGCAGGGTGGTCACGATATTGCGCAGGCTGTCGCCCGCAGGGCCGGTATCCTTGTTCTTCACATCGACCAGCATGGCCTGGCTGATTTCCTGCAGCTCGGACTGGGCGCGGGTGCCGAAACGTAGGATCGTGTTGGAATCGCTCAGATCCACCTCGTCCATGCGCGAGCGGATCTCGATGGCGGTCGGAGCCTCGGCGCCCTCGAGCGCCACGCCCACCTCCTGCGGATCAGGCAGCCGGATCGCGGCCACCTGTTCGATTTCGCTCACATTTTTGGCGGCGGCTTCGCGGGTCGTGTCGCTCATAGGATGGTCTCCTCAGGGCTTTCGGTGTCATTTATGCGCGGACGGAGGGGGCGGGGCAATGCCTTCCCGCTCCAGCCGTTCGCGCAGCACGTCGATTTCGATCTCCAGCCCCTCGCGACCGCTCTCGATGAGCTGGCGCGATTTGGCGGTAAAATTGCGTTCGAGGTCATCGAGAAGGGTCTCGTAACCGGCCCGCGCCTCAGCGTCGCGCGTCTGGGCATATAGGTCGGCAAAGCGGATGGTCGCATCACGCGCGCCTTCGAGATAGAGCGTCAGATAGCGCCGCGCCGCGCGCAGATCGTTGGGGTCTTCCTCGACCGTGCGGAAGAGATCGCGGGCATGGGTGGCAAAGATCTCGACCCGCGCGGTCAGCTGGGGCGTGCAGGCGCGGGCGATGGCCTCGCGCATGGCGGCCAGATGCGCCTCGCCGGTGGCGATGGCCTCGGCGGCACGCTCCTGCTGGAATGGGTCGATGCCCTCGAGCCCCTTATCCTTCAGCGGGTCGATCCCGAAGGCCACGAGGCCCAGAACGGTGCCGATGAGGCCGCAGCCTATGGCGCCCGTCAGCCCCATCTCCTGCGCGCCGATCGCCAGCCCGAGGCCAAAGCCGAGGCTGCCCAGTATCTTGCGGGGAAGGGCGGGGCGGCGGGCCTTGCCACGCGCCTCATAGGCGGCTTGCGCTTTCAGCCCCTCGCGCAGCAAAAGCGCCGCACCCGCACAAAACCCAAAGCCCAGAATACCGCGTGCCAGTCCCACCGGCCCGTCGCCGAAAGCGCCAAAAAGGAAGGGCAGGGCACAGACCGCCAGCCAGAAGGGGCGGCCCTCATAGGGGTGCTCGGGGCGGGGCAGCCGCTCGGTAGGGATGTCTTCCTGTCCGGCGCTGCGGGGCGGGGCATCGGGGCTGTATCTGCCAGAGAAACGGCGGGCCATGGCTCAGACGCTGCCTGTTGCCGCGATCTTCAGCACCAGCGCCAGCATCAGCAGGAAGGCGATGCGCTGGATGGCTTTTTGCGACATGGGTCCCCCTAAACTTGCCCGAATGGTCATGGTGGTGCTCATCTTAAGCGGAGAATAGGTATTTCGGCACGTCTGTGCCAGAGGGGGATGGCAGAAAAGCGCCCATACGCAGGCGCTCTGTCATGACATCTGTATGAGCTATGGGGCCGGAACGACAAACGGCGCCAGATCTCTCTGGCGCCGTTCGATGTTTACTTATTCGCTGCGGGGCTTGCGCGGACCTTTGGAGCCAGAGCCGCGCGGTCCGTTGCTACGGGGGGCATCCCCACGGGGGCCGCCTTTGAAGCCGCCGCCCGGTTTGCCACCAAATTTCTTGTCACCGAAGGAACGGCCTTCGCCGCCTTCACGACGCGGACGGTCACCGAATTTCTTGTCCCCAAAAGAACGGCCTTCGCCACCCTCACGACGCGGACGGTCGCCGAATTTCTTGTCACCGAAGGAACGGCCTTCGCCGCCTTCACGACGCGGACGGTCGCCGAACTTCTTGTCACCGAAGGAACGGCCTTCGCCGCCTTCACGGCGCGGGCGGTCGCCGAACTTCTTGTCACCGAAGGAACGGCCTTCGCCGCCTTCACGGCGCGGGCGGTCGCCGAACTTCTTGTCACCGAAGGAACGGCCTTCGCCGCCTTCGCGACGCGGACGGTCGCCGAACTTCTTGTCACCGAAGGAACGGCCTTCGCCGCCTTCGCGACGCGGACGGTCACCGAATTTCTTGTCACCGAAGGAGCGGCCTTCGCCGCCTTCACGGCGCGGGCGGTCACCGAACTTCTTGTCACCGAAGGAACGGCCCTCGCCGCCTTCACGGCGCGGACGGTCGCCGAACTTCTTGTCGCCGAAGGAGCGGCCTTCGCCACCTTCACGACGCGGACGGTCGCCGAACTTCTTGTCACCGAAGGAACGGGTGTCGCTGCGATCTTCGCGCGGTGCGCTGCGCTTTTCGGGCGACCAGCGTTCCTTGCGCGGACGGTCCTCTCCCTCGGTGCGCGGTGCGCGCTCGGGACGGTCGCCACGGCCTGCGAAATCCTTCTGGCGGCCGAAGCTGCGCTCGGAAGTGCCACGGCCCTCGCCATCCTCGCGGTCGAAGCGTTTCGGGCCACGGTCCCCGAATTTCTTGTCGCCAAATTTCTTGTCACCGAAGCTGCGGCCCCCGCGGTCGCCGCGATCACCACGGTCACCGAACCTGCCGCGCGGGCGCTCGCCATCATCGCGACGACCCGCAGATTTGCTGCGGTCGGCGGGTTGGGCGTTGGGCGTGTCTTCCAGAAGGCTTCCCAGCTGGTCATGGAGCACGCGGCGCTTGATTTCCACCACATCACCCGGTTGCATCTCGTTGAGGCGGAACGGGCCATAGCTTACGCGGATCAGGCGGTTCACGGTCATGCCGATCTCGGTCATGGCGCGGCGGATCTCGCGGTTCTTGCCTTCGCGCAGGCCCACGGTCAGCCAGGCATTTGCGCCCTGCTGGCGGTCGAGAGTGATCTCCATCGGCTGGAAATCCTCGCCATCGATGGTGATGCCGGCCCGCAGCGGGTTGAAGGTCTCGGGTGTCGGGCGGCCATTCACGCGCACGCGGTATTTGCGCAGCCAGCCGGTTTCGGGCAGCTCGAGGCGGCGCTTGAGGCCGCCATCATTGGTCAGAAGCAGAAGACCCTCGGAATTGAGATCGAGACGGCCGACATTGAGCACACGCGGCATACCTTCGGGCATCTCGTCGAAGATCGTGCGGCGGCCCTGCTCGTCTTTCTCGGTGGTGACCAGACCCAGCGGTTTGTAATAGAGCCAGACACGGGTTTCCTGCGGCGCGTCGATGGGTTTGCCGTCGATGGTAACCTTGTCCTTGGGCGTGACATCAAGAGCGGGTGAGGCCGCCTGTTTGCCATTGACCGCCACGCGGCCTGCGAGGATCAGCTTTTCCGCATCGCGGCGCGAGGCCACGCCCGAGCGCGCGATAACCTTGGCGATACGTTCGCCGGAAGAGGGCGTCGTATCCGGTTTCGGCGTGTTGTTGGAATCATTGGTCATGGCAGGCGGCTCCCGAGGCGGTCTTGAAGGCGCCTCTCTATAGTGTCTTATCTCCTGTGGGAAGAGCCTTGCACGAGAGAAGCGAAACGGCCAAGAGAAGATATGTTCAGAAGTTTCATGGATCAGGCGCTGGAGGAGGCGCGGGCGGCCGCTTTGCGCGGCGAGGTGCCGGTCGGGGCGGTGATCGTTGCGCCATCGGGGCAGGTGGTGGCACGCGCCGGAAACCGCACCCGCGAGCTATGCGATCCGACCGCCCATGCCGAGGTGCTGGCCATCCGCGAGGCCTGCCGGAAGGTGGGATCGGAGCGGCTGGTGGGGCATGATCTCTACGTCACGCTGGAGCCATGCCCGATCTGCGCGGGCACGATCGCGGCGGCGCGGATCCGGCGGCTCTATTATGGCGCCGCAGATGTCAAATCGGGCGGTGTGGCGCAGGGCGCGCGGGTATTCTCGCATCCGCAATGCCATCATGCGCCCGAGATCTATGACGGTTTGGCCGCCGCCGAGGCCGAGGCGCTTCTGAAGGGGTTCTTTGCGGCGCGGCGGGACGGGTAGCGGGAGCAGGGGCTTTGCCCTTCTTCGACTGCGTCGAATTCACCCCAGGATATTTGAGGACGCTGGAAAAGGCGGTGGTTTCGCGCTTGACCATACGCGGCCATCCGGCCTAAGGCTCGGGTTGCGCAGGGGGCCGGATGGCCGCGGCGGTTCGTAGCTCTGCTTTTGCAGACAGCCGGATCGCCGAGGAAAGTCCGGACTCCATGAAGTGACGGTGCCGGGTAACGCCCGGCGGGGGTAACCCCAGGGATAGCGCCACAGAGAACAGACCGCCCTGCATCATGCACGGGTAAGGGTGAAACGGTGGGGTAAGAGCCCACCGCGGGACTGGTAACAGGACCGGCATGGCAAGCCCCACCGGGAGCAACGCCGAATAGGGATCGCGTGCCGCGGGCATCTGTCTGACGGTAGGGGAGCTTCGCCCCGAGTGATCCGGGTTGGCAGCTGGAGCCTGCAGGCAACTGCAGGCCTAGAGGAATGGTCATCAAGGGGGGCAACCCCTGAACAGAATCCGGCTTACAGGCCCCCTGCGCAAAATTTCTTCGGCTGATAGTGAAATTTCCCGAGAAGGGTGCGATTGGCTGTTGACTCTGGGGTGAGTCTGGCTAAAAGGCGGGCTTCAAGGATTTCGATGGCAGTGACGCGGATGTTGGCTGCCTGACTCAGGAGATGAAACATGGCGAAGCCGACGACGCAAAAGATCCGTCTGAACTCGACGGCGGGCACCGGGCACTTCTATGTGACCAAGAAGAATGCCCGCACCATGACCGAGAAAATGGTCGTGAAGAAATACGACCCGGTTGTGCGTAAGCACGTCGAATACAAAGAAGGCAAGATCAAGTAAGATCTGACCGTCTTTGACGAAGCGAAAGCCGCCCTTGGGCGGTTTTTTGCTGTTTTGATGACCGATTCCGGCTGCGAGATTATGTGGTCCGGTTGCCGGAGCTAGGCTGTGGCGATGGATCTACATTTTTTCTGAATGCGCGCGGACGCTATGCGCCTGCAATTGCAGCCCTGGGGCAGGTTGTGGCTG
Protein-coding regions in this window:
- a CDS encoding 5-bromo-4-chloroindolyl phosphate hydrolysis family protein; amino-acid sequence: MARRFSGRYSPDAPPRSAGQEDIPTERLPRPEHPYEGRPFWLAVCALPFLFGAFGDGPVGLARGILGFGFCAGAALLLREGLKAQAAYEARGKARRPALPRKILGSLGFGLGLAIGAQEMGLTGAIGCGLIGTVLGLVAFGIDPLKDKGLEGIDPFQQERAAEAIATGEAHLAAMREAIARACTPQLTARVEIFATHARDLFRTVEEDPNDLRAARRYLTLYLEGARDATIRFADLYAQTRDAEARAGYETLLDDLERNFTAKSRQLIESGREGLEIEIDVLRERLEREGIAPPPPSAHK
- a CDS encoding pseudouridine synthase, with product MTNDSNNTPKPDTTPSSGERIAKVIARSGVASRRDAEKLILAGRVAVNGKQAASPALDVTPKDKVTIDGKPIDAPQETRVWLYYKPLGLVTTEKDEQGRRTIFDEMPEGMPRVLNVGRLDLNSEGLLLLTNDGGLKRRLELPETGWLRKYRVRVNGRPTPETFNPLRAGITIDGEDFQPMEITLDRQQGANAWLTVGLREGKNREIRRAMTEIGMTVNRLIRVSYGPFRLNEMQPGDVVEIKRRVLHDQLGSLLEDTPNAQPADRSKSAGRRDDGERPRGRFGDRGDRGDRGGRSFGDKKFGDKKFGDRGPKRFDREDGEGRGTSERSFGRQKDFAGRGDRPERAPRTEGEDRPRKERWSPEKRSAPREDRSDTRSFGDKKFGDRPRREGGEGRSFGDKKFGDRPRREGGEGRSFGDKKFGDRPRREGGEGRSFGDKKFGDRPRREGGEGRSFGDKKFGDRPRREGGEGRSFGDKKFGDRPRREGGEGRSFGDKKFGDRPRREGGEGRSFGDKKFGDRPRREGGEGRSFGDKKFGDRPRREGGEGRSFGDKKFGDRPRREGGEGRSFGDKKFGGKPGGGFKGGPRGDAPRSNGPRGSGSKGPRKPRSE
- a CDS encoding nucleoside deaminase, with the translated sequence MFRSFMDQALEEARAAALRGEVPVGAVIVAPSGQVVARAGNRTRELCDPTAHAEVLAIREACRKVGSERLVGHDLYVTLEPCPICAGTIAAARIRRLYYGAADVKSGGVAQGARVFSHPQCHHAPEIYDGLAAAEAEALLKGFFAARRDG
- the rpmG gene encoding 50S ribosomal protein L33 gives rise to the protein MAKPTTQKIRLNSTAGTGHFYVTKKNARTMTEKMVVKKYDPVVRKHVEYKEGKIK